The sequence CTTATTTACAGATTGTTCCTTAGAttgttattgtttcattttcaatGCTTTCTCGCCTATGTTATAGAGGCAGATGAAATCCTTCTGCTTTTTATCCCTTCCCAGCAATACATCTATTCAAATCCGTGATGGATCATATGGTAAACTGAGCGGCCAATCTAAACCAAAACCATCAAACACAGTTCGAGCGTTCAAGCCCGGAGTTAAATataattatcaaaaaaatcatcgatTCCCCAacgggaagaaaaaagaaagaacgcattaaaatataaacaaatattttccatttcattttttttcgttcccttccaactcgtctaaaaattttgacattttggcaTAGGCGTGGAAAAATAGGTAGGGGCAAGCACTATATCAGCCAAATAATTCGCCAAAAGCGGCTTTTGAGCAGCACTAAAGAATCTTTTAAGTCTTATAAGCACTGTTGACAGGGTTTTAATGCGACTATAGAGCCGAAATAAAGTCGATTTTAACGgcttaatggttacttgggttattTGCTATGCAAACCGTTTTCATATATTGGCAATAGCAACAGTTCCAAAcagtattgctttttgcattgaaacttttcgtttcgttactgaaaccattgacacttgtcttcagcgactgcttccgcgatagagcattagcacatttttttcactcatacatctatattgctgtcaaaatgtgcatttgacaattaaattttcagctaaaagctctattttttgacaccggtgcactcacacaaccaatcgacatcagttgtcaaaaaatcaggagtaccaacttgaccactatctTCTTGTCGCCGAGtttggcgctgagtgctcggcgcggaaacccaaaagtgggaataaaattttggggcttatgcgcaataacAAAAGTTGCTTGCCTTCGTCGACAGGTTTAATTTGCAAATATCATCAAAAATAGACATTTTCTATCCGCACTCGCGCCTCGCAACGCGTTTTGTATTTGCCACCTTGAGAAGTTTGATGGTCCGTAAGCTTGGGTTGAACTCCTgcttacgtaatttgtgtaTACGCCACTCATGGCTCACCTGTTCACAACACCTGCAAAACAATATAATTTAGAAACAAAATGAACGCCATCAACTATTATTGCTATAAAATACATAATCAATCGCCGCCTGCAAAGTTGCTACggaagttatggcgaaaaacGGTAATGAGTAATTCCCCGCTATTGATGACGGAACAACTCTTTTCCGCAGCCAGTGACTGTTGTCGATCTGCTGGTGGAAAATTCTGGCACACTCGCTGGCACAGCGGAAATTTTTCCGCGTTCGCGATGCGTCCCGGCTCTTCGTTCGTGAACACATcaatggcaggaaatcgtacggaTCTGGAAAAGAAAACTTATGAGAAGGAATTCTGTTTATAACAAATTGATTTTACTTACATTATTTAAggctgcctcacacctcgggaaaattttccagcggattttgagccccgtgtattttaaatggggccgggattttgattttccgtgtccaaattccgaaaacatcgcatatgcaaaaatgcatggggaaaaaatccgcgaatcaaattcccgaggtgtgaggctacctttagtAGCGAGAAGAATATTCCAGCGTACAGCCAACAGTCCACCATGTTGTAAAGAAAGAAAGTATTGTATTTATTGTTCGCTCTTGAATTTTATATGCTAGTTCTCAACTATGGAtcattgcacataaaattcatTGTTAGGTCAAGTAGAATACCTAGGTAaccattaagcactttaataagCCTTATATACACCATATAACAACATTTCAGTGCCTATAAGCTGTATATATGATTTCCAAGTGCTAATTGGGTTgttgagcagagaaaaatatgaggttttttatagtttaacataaagagcaagcttttctgatctccaacatatttttattttgcttgtaaaccttttattttaatttttgtatagcaaacaataagccattttaatcgatagaatgacactaactttcatagaatgacagttggcccatgcagcataagaacaaatttttagtcccatataaatttaaaatccaaattaaaaattgttccggggctccaaaaattctggaaaattgaggttaggctcagttttttatgcagattcagaatatgtaaaaacatatatacccctaaacaacccaattagcAATATAAACTTCAAGCAGTAAAAGAAGCCGTATATCGGTATATAACGCTTCGATATAATGCTCACCAGCCCTGTGGATACAAGCCGAATAAGGAAATTATTATTACCAATTTAGAGCTATACTTTCTATGACGTTTTGGTAGAATCAATATCAACAACACCTAGAGATTCAATAATAAGAACAACCTGTCTCTTTTACTCGCActagaaatctagaaatctTGTGTGAATCTGTCGGTATGCTTTTCAATGGTATCTACATAACATGGAGAATGCCGGATAAATGTTTAATGGGCTGTGAATTTATTCTACGGCAATATTTATTAATCTTCACCTGGAAGATTCTTCTTGAATACAAAAAAGTTCCGTCTACTTATTTACAGATTGTTCCTTAGAttgttattgtttcattttcaatGCTTTCTCGCCTATGTTATAGAGGCAGATGAAATCCTTCTGCTTTTTGTCCCTTCCCAGCAATACATCTATTCACATCCGTGATGGATCATATGGTAAACTGAGCGGCCAATCTAAACCAAAACCATCAAACACAGTTCGAGCGTTCAAGCATGGAGTTAAATataattatcaaaaaaatcatcgatTCCCCAacgggaagaaaaaagaaagaacgcattaaaatataaacaaatattttccatttcattttttttcgttcccttccaactcgtctaaaaattttgacattttggcataggcgtggaaaaataggtacactgacaaaaatccaatcatatccattatgtgtggcacacataaattttgactatagcatttcgcacataacggctatgtgaattcgcatagcatatatgtggaaacacacataaccgttattaactaataacctttatgtggattctcccaTAGCgagtggttattaacgcacacataaaatttatttgtaaatttctttagatttttgccaataaaaatgtgtggatttttattagtgtagggGCAAGCACTATATCAGCCaaataattgggttgtttagctcagaaaaatatcgagttttttgcagtttaatataaagagcatgcttttctgatctccgacatatttttattttgtttgtaaaccttttatttacacttttatacagcaaacaataagccattttaatcgatagaatgacactaacattcatagaatgacagttggcccatgcagcataagaacaaattttcagttccatataaatttaaaatgcaaattaaaaatagttccggggctccaaaaaatctgaaaaattggggttaggctcagttttttatgcagattcagaatatgttaaaacatatatacccctaaacaacccaattcgcCAAAAGCGGCTTTTGAGCAGCACTAAAGAATCTTTTAAGTCTTATAAGCACTGTTGACAGGGTTTTAATGCGACTATAGAGCCGAAATAAAGTCGATTTTAACGGCTTAATGGTAACTTGGGTATAAATAAATTACCTTTATATTGTATATGATTAAGTATTAAATATCGTTGATGATTAATAAATTATGAATGCTGCACATAAATTCGCAATGAAGTCAGTCGAATCTATTTTATGTGATTCGCGCATATAAAATATAATGGTAGTTTGATCTCAGTGTATattttctcgagatgcataataaacTACCCATTAAACGCAAAGCTGTTTTCAGTGTAACGTCGAGCAGTTTGCGCTAATGCCCAAAAATGGATTTGCTAAACGTGCACAGCGTTTCGTAATTTGCGGATGACATCTTTTTACATCGTCGACTGCTGCAAGGGCCCGAACATGTTAAAAAAGAAACgtcaaaaaatgcaaatgttttgAATCAAATCAAGTGCTCGAGCTCGTATTTACAGTGCCGCTTATCGCGTTTAGTTTCCTTATTTTTCCGGTGGAACAGATAGCATGCCAAACTGGTATTACGAGAAAAAGGACCTCCGGAATACGCCTTCTATCCGAGATGGGATTGACTTCGAGACGGAGCGACGCTATCGGAAGGAGGGTGCCCGTTTCATTATGCAAACCGGGACATCAATGGGCTTGGGCCACAACACGGTGGCAACCGGCGTTGTCtattttcatcgattttatatGTTCCATTCCTTCAAGACCTTCCCTCGGTATGTGACCGCTTGTTGCTGCCTATTTCTGGCCGGTAAGGTGGAGGAGACTCCGAAGAAGTGCAAGGATATCATCAAAACTGCACGATCTATGCTGACCGATCAGAAGTTTGCATCCTTTGGAGATGATCCCAAGGAGGAAGTTATGACCCTGGAGCGGATACTGTTGCAAACGATCAAGTTTGACCTGCAGGTAGAGCATCCGTATTCCTTCCTGGTCAAGTACGCCAAATGCTTGAGAGGCGACAGCGCGAAGCTTCAGAAGATGGTTCAGATGGCTTGGAATTTTGTGAATGATTCTCTTAGTACAACCGTTTCGCTGCAGTGGGAACCGGAAATTATCGCCGTGGCGTTAATCTACCTCGCCAGCAAATTGAGCAAATTTACTGTAGCCGATTGGACCGGGAAGCAGCCTGAACATCTGAAGTGGTGGGACATGTTCGTgcaggacgtaacaatggaaaTACTGGAGGACATTTGTCATCAGGTGCTGGATCTATACCAGCAGCCAAATCCCGAATCACCTCCAGATAGTCCGCCGCAGTTGCCTCCGAGCAAAtcatcaccaccgatgaaaCGCGCCAACATTTCGCCGGTATCGGGAAAAAGCTCGCCAAATATCAGTAATCCCCCACCGAAGGTAAGTTTTCCTACAAGATTTAAAAAGCCTTTTACCGCGGATTTCTTTTGTAATACTAAAcgtaataaaatgaaaaatttaactcaactgtttttaattataaaataaaaccaTTCTCCTTCATTTTTTTCAGACATCGGTTCCTCCACCAACTGTTGAAATAGAAGCGAATCCCATACCAAAACACATCACCACGGATAATTCTTCTCACGGTGGGAGTTACGGCACCTTTCCCATCTATCCTTTGCATCAAGGGCCGCCACCAACGCAACCACCGCCCTACAACTCTACGGTACCTCCTCCTTCGGGGCCGATTCCCCCTCAACCCTGGCAGCATTACCAACATCCGCACTCAAACAGTGGATACTATCCACCGTCCGGTCCAACCGGGGGCGGTCGAAACAACTACTATCCGCCACAGTAAATTGAACGCATTGAGGTTGCTTGGGAAAGGGCAGCGTCGGGTtcttaaaattaatcgattctaTTATGTAAGTATCTTTCATTATCGAATTCAAATTACACAAAAAGTTTGCAAAAACATACTGGTAGCTGCTTTGGAAAGAAAAATTCTTGCCTCAAGTCCAGCATGCAGAGAAAAGAGTGGAACAATTTAGTTTCATTGACTGGGCTAACATTAGCGACATGCGTTgcataatgcaacgtacacaccagtcaagcagttcgacgaacattgactccacccccaagaaaacgcttcggttgctgctttgttcgaacgtgtgtgaagttgttcgaacaaccatttgacagttggcggctctgttggaaaaaattaaaacggtttgattttggtttgagttggcgggggtggagtcaaggttcgccgaacatgtttgagcatttgtagtgaagttgcacaaacccccatatattttttgatggttggtgctcaagttggcgcttcggtcgttcgtgtgtgatattgttggtcgaataaattgattgttcgtgtcgctgttgataaaacttgatggatgtttgaataaacgagaggtggagtcaatgttggtcaaactgtttgaccgtgtgtacgttccattatgcaacgtacacaccagtcaagcagtttgacgaacattgactccacccccaagaatcTAGCGTTTCGTGGGGTACCGAATTATAAGGAACAATCGGTGTTATTTGCAGGTTAAGTCATGTGTGAGCCTTTGCGGGACCGCAATTCTGGTAATTTTGTATATCATCTCGTCGTTACCAGTTAGCGGTGGTGGctggcccaattattacttccggtcttttactatacttagtatagtaatagtcaagcattcgttctacatattactaatatgggggtaagcgtggtgaattgttatagaatttaaaaagaaaacgaatgctaagaccaagtgccactggatgactccaaacgggccagtataatgtggggtagtcagggtttaactaaattagctaatagtataacttattttcccacgcaccaatttcagtataatttgtttctacgaatcacattcctagaagttaggttttcagcattacttagcgcaagagagggtttaaactctgcgttaaaCTGAATTTTATTCGCCGATTCGGGGCGTTATCATGAGTGATCAGCACTCATGGAACACATTGTTTAACGCGAATGTCAGCCGGGTtcgatcaaaagtgtaagatttagtgtaattagtttaattatttttatttttaggcaTCAAACCTTAGGAGCATGTTTTCAGCGTCGCACAGCCCAGGAGAGGGTGTAAGCTCACAACGGTATAGTGTAGGCCGTCCTCGATTGGCTTCCTGTGGGTCGCATATAGTGGCTGTGCTCGCAGTTATGTGTTGAAAGCGGTTTCGGGGCAGTTaggattgagttttaatataaacagatgtaggattgaacaaagttataaccTTTAAGGTTCATATTGTGGAGACTATTGACAGCCAAAGCGTTGAGGATATGCTTTTAGTtagcaactgaattaatttatccgatttggaatcctagattgaatagtaggtatgtatatatggacaataatagaaactatatacagttatcaatttattaagtattgaggatatgtttttggttaagttgag comes from Armigeres subalbatus isolate Guangzhou_Male chromosome 2, GZ_Asu_2, whole genome shotgun sequence and encodes:
- the LOC134216101 gene encoding cyclin-K, translating into MPNWYYEKKDLRNTPSIRDGIDFETERRYRKEGARFIMQTGTSMGLGHNTVATGVVYFHRFYMFHSFKTFPRYVTACCCLFLAGKVEETPKKCKDIIKTARSMLTDQKFASFGDDPKEEVMTLERILLQTIKFDLQVEHPYSFLVKYAKCLRGDSAKLQKMVQMAWNFVNDSLSTTVSLQWEPEIIAVALIYLASKLSKFTVADWTGKQPEHLKWWDMFVQDVTMEILEDICHQVLDLYQQPNPESPPDSPPQLPPSKSSPPMKRANISPVSGKSSPNISNPPPKTSVPPPTVEIEANPIPKHITTDNSSHGGSYGTFPIYPLHQGPPPTQPPPYNSTVPPPSGPIPPQPWQHYQHPHSNSGYYPPSGPTGGGRNNYYPPQ